Proteins encoded by one window of Mariniplasma anaerobium:
- a CDS encoding PD-(D/E)XK motif protein, producing the protein MDNKKLVNKYFETIAEDDKMIKLLLETENYSIGKRKSNICFIVKSDGGQNRRFKNGDMSISINSRYIVSGVEGLYSIIFYHNEEEKKIEIFIDALVSFASTNTVKSDDLLTLYNEISEVFKKIDFDYNKFIGNIGELLFIKHIYDYHKINMVNYYKGSDLHLVDFEYKDINFEIKTSISDQRKHHINNDQLIGNGYLCSVLVKEQNNGMSIEEIYNNIKSLFICFPSKKAYFENYLLSVPINYSNLKVNTSVEKIRFYSFLSIPKFVNYHEAISNIRFICNLSNLTFVTIEALF; encoded by the coding sequence ATGGACAATAAGAAATTAGTTAATAAATATTTTGAGACAATAGCTGAAGATGATAAAATGATCAAATTACTTCTTGAAACAGAAAATTATTCAATTGGGAAACGAAAGAGTAATATTTGTTTTATTGTGAAATCTGATGGTGGTCAAAATAGAAGATTTAAAAATGGCGACATGAGTATATCAATTAATTCTAGATATATTGTTTCCGGTGTTGAAGGATTGTATTCTATTATTTTTTACCATAATGAAGAGGAAAAAAAAATAGAAATTTTTATTGATGCTCTTGTTAGTTTTGCAAGTACAAATACAGTGAAATCTGATGATTTATTAACTCTCTATAATGAGATTTCAGAAGTATTTAAAAAAATTGATTTTGACTATAATAAGTTTATAGGAAATATTGGTGAATTATTATTTATTAAACATATATACGATTACCATAAAATTAACATGGTGAATTATTACAAAGGTTCAGATCTACATTTGGTGGACTTTGAATATAAGGATATTAATTTTGAAATAAAAACTTCAATATCAGATCAGAGAAAACATCACATAAACAATGATCAATTGATAGGGAATGGATATCTTTGTTCCGTATTAGTAAAAGAACAAAATAATGGCATGTCTATTGAGGAAATTTATAATAATATTAAAAGTTTGTTCATTTGTTTCCCCTCTAAAAAAGCGTATTTTGAGAACTATTTGTTGAGCGTTCCAATTAATTATTCAAATCTAAAGGTTAATACTTCTGTAGAAAAAATTAGATTCTATTCATTCTTAAGCATTCCTAAGTTTGTTAATTACCACGAAGCTATTAGCAACATAAGATTTATTTGCAATTTATCAAATTTGACTTTTGTAACTATTGAAGCATTGTTTTAA
- a CDS encoding DNA glycosylase AlkZ-like family protein, with the protein MIYWTKEQVKAYLVNYHMINTKHHYTINDVFDRLKSIQYDPLNVVGTNPELVLQSRVYHFKKEMLYDALYKDRTLIDGWDKQMCIYQTKDFDKFNLVREHRAKSEIKSAKHYLDLEFEHIIDDVYGIIDKDGPILSSKIKLGETKEHKWGHTKASSAAISYLFHKGSIGIESRNNTQKKYHVLEKLHPEIKNENPFLTKEAFIEFYLYRRIQSMGLVWNKSSVAFSGLHIYLKKSRDQFLKILLDKDLIEEVTINDMNEKFYIPKIALRYPIDIKDQISILAPLDNMIWDRALVSKIFDFDYTWEVYVPKDKRKYGYYVLPMIKGSHIIGRIEFDKQRGKLPLSIINIWLEPNIKLNKALQTKIDEALKRFANYLQTDEINFYKNK; encoded by the coding sequence ATGATCTATTGGACTAAAGAACAAGTTAAAGCATATCTAGTTAACTATCATATGATAAACACAAAACATCATTACACAATTAATGATGTTTTTGATCGTCTTAAATCCATTCAATATGATCCATTAAATGTTGTTGGAACTAATCCTGAATTAGTTCTACAATCAAGAGTTTATCATTTCAAAAAAGAAATGTTATATGATGCCCTATACAAAGATAGAACTTTAATTGATGGATGGGATAAACAAATGTGTATTTATCAAACAAAAGATTTTGATAAATTTAATCTCGTCAGAGAACATAGAGCTAAAAGCGAAATAAAATCAGCAAAACACTACCTAGATTTAGAGTTTGAACATATTATTGATGACGTCTATGGCATAATAGATAAAGATGGGCCTATTTTATCTTCAAAGATAAAACTAGGAGAAACTAAAGAACATAAATGGGGTCATACAAAAGCCTCATCTGCTGCAATCAGCTATTTATTTCATAAAGGCTCTATTGGTATTGAAAGTAGAAATAATACACAAAAGAAATATCATGTACTAGAAAAACTTCATCCAGAGATAAAAAATGAAAATCCATTTTTAACAAAAGAAGCATTTATAGAATTTTATTTATACAGAAGAATACAATCGATGGGTTTAGTCTGGAATAAAAGTAGTGTTGCTTTCAGTGGATTACATATATATTTAAAGAAATCTAGAGATCAATTTTTAAAAATACTTTTAGATAAAGATTTAATAGAAGAAGTAACAATAAACGACATGAATGAGAAATTCTACATTCCAAAAATTGCGCTCAGATATCCTATTGATATTAAAGATCAAATATCTATACTAGCACCACTTGATAATATGATTTGGGATAGAGCATTAGTGAGTAAGATTTTTGATTTTGATTATACTTGGGAGGTATATGTTCCAAAAGATAAAAGAAAGTATGGATATTATGTCCTACCCATGATAAAAGGCTCACATATCATAGGTAGAATTGAATTTGATAAACAAAGAGGTAAATTGCCTCTAAGTATCATTAATATCTGGTTAGAACCTAATATCAAGCTAAATAAGGCATTACAAACTAAAATTGATGAAGCATTAAAAAGGTTTGCAAATTATTTACAAACTGATGAAATAAACTTCTATAAAAATAAATAA
- a CDS encoding ACT domain-containing protein, with translation MKLKLYKDEYMVLKLKEPLATKIDGIYFYAQTDDEYSLVCKVKIDINHISNFEKEYRLIKIEGILDFGLVGIISKISTILAQNNISIFVISTYNTDYFMVKESALQKTIGLLKSNDYEVISE, from the coding sequence ATGAAACTCAAATTATATAAAGATGAGTATATGGTATTAAAACTAAAAGAACCACTTGCGACTAAAATAGATGGTATATATTTTTATGCTCAAACTGATGATGAGTATTCTTTAGTATGCAAGGTAAAAATTGATATTAATCATATATCTAACTTTGAAAAAGAATATAGATTAATCAAGATCGAAGGCATATTAGATTTTGGTTTAGTTGGAATTATCTCAAAAATCAGCACAATATTAGCTCAAAACAATATTAGTATATTTGTAATCAGTACATATAATACTGATTACTTTATGGTCAAAGAATCAGCACTTCAAAAGACAATAGGTTTGTTAAAATCAAATGATTATGAAGTTATTAGTGAGTAA